DNA from Ptychodera flava strain L36383 chromosome 15, AS_Pfla_20210202, whole genome shotgun sequence:
TCAAAAAACACGATGGATGTGCTGATCAATCGGTAGGAGTAATTCACAGATTGCCTGAACCGAACGTGAACATCATCGTAGCCATCGAGAACACCAGTACTTGAAAAGTGAGATAATTCATTTGCAGTTTCACGTAATGGCAAGCTGACAGTGGAATAAATGTCGCACAGACTACTCGTGTCACTTGTAAAGATCTTTTAAATATTAGTAAAACTGCTTTGGCgtgcttttttattttgttaagtGATTTGCAGAAGAGGACCTTCCTCTTTTACAACTCCTGAAAAGAACTAGTCAGGGATAAGGCGACAACACAGTCCCTCGTCTAGAAAACTGTGGTTACAAGTGCAGAAGGTGCAAGCATGTGAAGTATGAAAAGTGAACTGTACAATGTTCAAGATCAAATATTAACGCCTGTGTTTCACAGCGATTTACTCGCTTTCTTAATCGCGAGcatgataatatgtatatgcgTGGTTTCCTGATAGGCCGAGTTGAAATAAACACCGCGGTAATACTTACATCAAGGAAGCAATATTCCAAGCAAAGCTTTGAAGACCAAGCAATATGATTCTAACTGTGCTATTAGGCTAGGAATTCAACAGGACTGTCGCCATCGACCATGCTACTGACAAGTTGCCTATTAACATTAAAACGTAACattgaacaaacaaaatagaAAATGCTCAAACTAGATGAATATTTAACATCTAGGAAGCATAATCTATGACATATTGCAATGTCTGAACTTTGGCCAGATTATATATTATACTTCAGGTCTGGCAACATGCCCAACAGATGTCATACCTACGTCAGGGGACGCTACGACGGTGCCCATGATGGTTGCAAGGTTACGCTTCTCACTACCATAGACATACGTAGAATCcgtgacatttttgtcaaactgaTATAATATTACATTTAGATTGCTTGAACAAATTTTCTCTTTAATTCTTTAACACCGCTACACACTTGTGGTCATAAGTATTCCATTCCTTTACTATGTCTCGTGCTACTATTTGACCATTAATTAACTCCCGTTTGAATTTTATGATGCTTGGCATTTGATTCTTACATGTGATTTTTATCAAATGCATGGCATCGGTACAGATTTATCTAGTGTCGGAATGCAGTATTCAATGTGACTTGATGAGGCTTTGAAGGCAGATTCCATTCTAGGTGGTGCATTGCTGTAGGGACACAGCTATAAATGTTTATATAATTATTGTACATTGTACTATATATCACATTCTAGAAATCAAATTGTATGATTAACCTTTTGCTCCGACGTCAATCACTGGGCGCCGTCCGGTCTCCATGGCTTGGTTAGTTCGACTTACCATAGGAGGGTTAgtgccccaaaataaaaaccCTTCAATTGCTAATGATGTTAATCAACGGGATACAAAATCCTttcaaaagttttcaacattcGTCGTTATCCCAAGTGCAAGTGGGTTATTTATTTTAACAAACGACAGAATTATTACATGAAAGTTATATTCATCAAAAATACTCAGCCGTCAGTCGTTATGATTACATAGTCTTGATTCCTTCAGATCTGAAGATTATATGTATCAGTAATTCATTTCTTCTCAGTTGGCTGATCGTTCCCTGCAGTTGTGTTTAAAAAGTAAGAGGATTGTCGCTTGACTTATAGTCTGGAATACGTGTAGAAAATAAACAATACGTTTTCTGTCGATTGTGATTTGCCTTTACAAATGCGTGGAAGACATTTACACTAGTATGTTAGCAAGACATCGTATGTCTGTACCCGTAAAAGGCACACGATAAACGTTTCGAAGGTGAAAAAAATGCTTTCATAAATGTTGTAACAGTAATCTATATAGCTTTGACTCCTTTATGTTGCAGTTACCATCTCAAATTAAGTTCTTATGGTCGCAATCGCTTCTCGAAGAGTTCATTGTAATAAGGGAGAGCAGCTTCAATGCTCAACTGGCCACGCTGTGGTAGGTTGGAAATGTCTATGGCCTGGTTCTGCTCTCTGTGGCATGATGACTTGAAGTTGGTACTTCTGATGGCATCGCCATAAAATGCTGTAAATTGCGTCTCCTTGCAAATTGTATGCCAATGGTCAATATTGTTAGGTTTCCAATTTAAGTAGCTGTCGCAATACGGAATTTCAACTGCTTCACAATATTTCCTGATTGTTTTCTCAGATTGATTGGTTAAGTCACTCGCGTCGATGATAATACTTTT
Protein-coding regions in this window:
- the LOC139152285 gene encoding uncharacterized protein; the protein is MARAPGYTIKYVIEMLESDYPGKDVILCKDMVCSLGGGYDRLPKGYNHTFMIRDPRRSIASLCEAQRILDVPSSMFPSTGGVKQLYNLHNYVTNTLNQKSIIIDASDLTNQSEKTIRKYCEAVEIPYCDSYLNWKPNNIDHWHTICKETQFTAFYGDAIRSTNFKSSCHREQNQAIDISNLPQRGQLSIEAALPYYNELFEKRLRP